From the Erpetoichthys calabaricus chromosome 12, fErpCal1.3, whole genome shotgun sequence genome, the window ACATCAAAGCAGCGGTCAATGTGATCCATTCGACCACCGACAGCATAAATACGTTCACAAGCAGCAACCATTGCATGTAACACCCTTGGCTCATTCATGGGCGCTCGAAATTCCCACTGGTCAGCAACTGGGTCATAGCAATTAAGGGTCTTCTTGTCATCCACTGAGACACCATATCCTCCAGACACATAGAGTTTACCACCACTGGTGGCACCAGCATGGCCCCATACCCTGCGTTTGAGAGAGTCAACGTAGGTCCACTGGTTCCCCCTGGGGCAGTAGCACTCTACTGAAGAAAGGCTACCTGCCCGATTTCGACCTCCAGTGGCATAAAGACGACCATGCAAAACATTAAGCTGAAACTGGATTCGGCTCTCTTGCAGTGGCCGAATGGGCAGCCAGTGGTTTAAATGTGGGTCATACCGAAAACAAACGTCCACTGCTCCCTCACCACTTCTGTACTGCAAGTGCTGCCCAcccactacataaataaaattgtcCAGAACAGCCAGGCATGCATGACTACAGCCCACCTGCATCTCAGTCATTTCCTTGAACTGGCGTGCACTGGCATCAGGCAGGTAGTAGACCTTATTGGAAACTGTGCGGTCATTGTCTGTGTAAGGTGTGCCACCAAATGTGACTAAGCTGACTACATCAGACCGAATGACAGTTCTTGGAGACTGCATCTCATGTTGGCGGAAAGGCAGGATCTGGTAATTGAAAGCTTCCAGCAAATACTGACGGCAGAGGACATCCTCTACCATCATATCAACAGTCTGCACGCAGTCCACCAGTTCAGCTGACTTCATCAATGGAAATCGCACGTGGCGGAGAACTTGGCTAGCACATACACGCCGTGACTCGTCATGTCGCAACCAACGTGTGGCAGCATGGAACAGGTCGATTTCACTGCAGCCAGTCAGCTGATTGCTGCGCAGGAAGAAAACAAGGCGTTCTAGGGGGACATGAAGGAAGTCATCTTCTGCTGCAATTTGAAGGAAGTGGCGGAAAGTGAAGGCATCCACTGACTCTTTGAGAGAGGCCAAGCTGAACGTTGTAGCCATTTGTCCGATGTTCAGACAGGTCTCCACACTCATTGCGGATTTAAGAAACTCCTCACACAGTTCCACTACCGGCACCATCTGCAAGAAGACAGCGGCACCCAG encodes:
- the klhl26 gene encoding kelch-like protein 26, with protein sequence MAESGGGEFASERTSSSMAGKNSTLRCTFSASGHSSTLLQGLAALRAQGQLLDVTLSVGDESFQVHKAVLASCSDYFRAMFTGGMREAQLDSIELKGVSARGLRHIIDFAYSAEVTLDLDCVQDVLGAAVFLQMVPVVELCEEFLKSAMSVETCLNIGQMATTFSLASLKESVDAFTFRHFLQIAAEDDFLHVPLERLVFFLRSNQLTGCSEIDLFHAATRWLRHDESRRVCASQVLRHVRFPLMKSAELVDCVQTVDMMVEDVLCRQYLLEAFNYQILPFRQHEMQSPRTVIRSDVVSLVTFGGTPYTDNDRTVSNKVYYLPDASARQFKEMTEMQVGCSHACLAVLDNFIYVVGGQHLQYRSGEGAVDVCFRYDPHLNHWLPIRPLQESRIQFQLNVLHGRLYATGGRNRAGSLSSVECYCPRGNQWTYVDSLKRRVWGHAGATSGGKLYVSGGYGVSVDDKKTLNCYDPVADQWEFRAPMNEPRVLHAMVAACERIYAVGGRMDHIDRCFDVLAVEYYIPETDQWTTVSPMRAGQSEAGCCFLDNKIYIVGGYNWHLNNVTSIVQVYNTETDEWERDLHFPESFAGIACTTAVLPQAMTQR